A genomic region of uncultured Paludibaculum sp. contains the following coding sequences:
- a CDS encoding protein-disulfide reductase DsbD domain-containing protein, which produces MNCFGKLAGLALLALAATAQTPGVLTVAEPVKLTVKRTENPVYDLKVSIRPGYHANSNTPTEAYLIPFKLTWESGALESAEVIYPKPKLEKYDFADKPISVFDGEFSIVTKFKRAANPALGPGYLTGKLRYQACNDKMCLPPKTVEVKLPILMQ; this is translated from the coding sequence ATGAACTGCTTCGGTAAACTCGCTGGTCTCGCGCTACTGGCCCTGGCCGCCACCGCTCAGACGCCCGGTGTCCTCACCGTGGCTGAGCCCGTCAAGCTCACCGTGAAACGGACTGAAAACCCCGTCTATGACTTGAAGGTCTCCATCCGGCCGGGGTACCACGCCAACTCCAACACGCCCACGGAAGCCTATCTGATCCCTTTCAAGTTGACCTGGGAGTCTGGCGCCCTCGAAAGCGCCGAGGTCATCTACCCTAAGCCGAAACTGGAAAAGTACGATTTCGCGGATAAGCCCATCTCCGTATTCGATGGTGAGTTCTCCATCGTTACCAAGTTCAAGCGTGCCGCTAATCCTGCGCTCGGGCCGGGCTATCTCACCGGCAAGCTGCGCTACCAGGCCTGCAACGACAAGATGTGCCTGCCGCCGAAAACCGTCGAAGTCAAATTGCCCATCCTGATGCAGTGA
- a CDS encoding redoxin domain-containing protein produces the protein MTSSWKRSAATLVVFVISLAGCASQAQKGLEKPPSTKPATARNPAPNFTLKDAEGKPVSLADYKGKVVILNFWATWCGPCKIEIPWFIEFQKTYKDKGFTVLGVALDDEGWEAVKPYIAEKQVNYPVVTGNAVVEQQYGGIDALPTTFVIDKEGRIASTHIGLVSKKEYESDINELLR, from the coding sequence ATGACATCTTCCTGGAAGCGGAGCGCCGCCACGCTCGTAGTCTTCGTGATCTCCCTGGCGGGTTGCGCTTCCCAGGCCCAGAAGGGGTTGGAGAAACCGCCCAGCACCAAGCCCGCGACCGCGCGCAACCCAGCGCCCAACTTTACCTTGAAGGACGCTGAGGGCAAGCCCGTATCACTGGCCGACTACAAGGGCAAGGTTGTGATTCTGAACTTTTGGGCTACCTGGTGCGGACCCTGCAAGATCGAGATTCCCTGGTTCATCGAGTTCCAGAAAACCTATAAAGATAAAGGCTTTACGGTGCTAGGTGTCGCTCTGGACGACGAAGGCTGGGAGGCTGTGAAGCCCTACATCGCCGAGAAGCAGGTGAACTACCCCGTCGTCACCGGCAATGCCGTGGTCGAACAGCAGTACGGCGGCATCGACGCCCTGCCCACGACTTTTGTAATTGACAAGGAAGGCCGCATTGCCAGCACCCACATCGGCCTCGTCAGCAAGAAGGAATACGAGAGCGACATCAATGAACTGCTTCGGTAA
- a CDS encoding glycosyltransferase family 39 protein, with product MRKQAFLVGLFVLMVSLPFWNQAIQGDDYYYLAAAQHAQIDPLHPHHAKYVFMGIPLDMQGHPHPPGDGWLLAGLLALVGDIREIPFHAGYFLLALTAALSMLALARRFVPERAVEATLLFCAVPAFLVNSTSLESDLPFLAFWTLTVALVVYDRPRCAALALAACSIMAYQSVVLIPILGLYFWQQGTLRRMWWLLTVPVLVIGGYQIFERITGNEYPIVVLRQHFQTYKLQRPEAKLRSAVALTGHLAIMFTPLGLWALLRSRDRFLSAWVAIFYAAGVVLFFAGSARYLLPLSAPFAILVVRHYATRPRLIWVIFALQLPLGLGLAWVNYQHWDGYRKFAAEAMRDTANRRVWVNSEWGLRYYTEAQGALPVLRGQTLHPGDILISSQLSSGVPYTTGGGQAVEQMRAAIIPTLPLRLLGLGSRSGYSSAEKGLWPFDISGGPVDIVTKSLIIEKKPELSWLPMATMAAQSQIVSGVYDLEGEQWRWTTGRAVFLLKPPPSAQPLVAKIYIPDPAPGRTVTLTLNGVEVAKQTFGKPESYTLETGPLTAPGDTATVTLSIDKEFSPPGDNRQLGMILTSIGFQPKP from the coding sequence TTGCGGAAGCAAGCTTTCCTCGTCGGTTTGTTTGTCCTGATGGTGAGCCTGCCGTTCTGGAATCAGGCGATCCAGGGCGACGACTACTATTACCTGGCAGCGGCGCAACACGCGCAAATCGATCCGCTGCACCCTCACCACGCCAAGTATGTGTTCATGGGCATCCCCCTGGACATGCAGGGCCACCCGCATCCACCTGGCGATGGGTGGCTGCTGGCCGGATTACTCGCTCTGGTGGGCGACATCCGGGAGATCCCGTTCCATGCGGGCTACTTCCTGCTCGCCTTAACGGCCGCCTTGTCCATGCTAGCGCTGGCCAGACGCTTCGTGCCGGAGCGGGCCGTCGAGGCCACCTTGCTGTTCTGCGCGGTGCCGGCATTTCTGGTGAACTCCACCTCGCTCGAATCGGACCTGCCATTTCTGGCGTTCTGGACCCTGACGGTCGCTTTGGTTGTCTACGACCGACCGCGATGCGCGGCATTGGCGTTGGCAGCGTGCTCCATCATGGCGTACCAATCCGTCGTATTGATCCCCATCCTGGGACTCTACTTCTGGCAACAAGGGACGCTGAGGCGGATGTGGTGGCTGCTGACGGTGCCGGTGCTGGTGATTGGCGGGTATCAGATCTTCGAGCGGATCACTGGCAATGAGTACCCAATCGTCGTACTGAGGCAGCATTTTCAAACATATAAGCTCCAGAGACCGGAGGCCAAGCTGCGCAGCGCCGTGGCGCTGACCGGGCATCTGGCCATCATGTTCACGCCACTCGGACTGTGGGCGCTGCTGCGGAGCCGGGACCGGTTCCTGAGCGCCTGGGTCGCCATCTTCTACGCAGCCGGGGTGGTGTTGTTCTTCGCCGGATCGGCCCGCTACCTGCTACCGCTGTCGGCTCCGTTTGCGATTCTCGTGGTGCGGCACTATGCGACGCGGCCCAGGCTCATCTGGGTGATTTTCGCCCTTCAATTGCCGCTAGGTCTCGGTTTGGCCTGGGTGAACTATCAACATTGGGATGGCTACCGGAAGTTCGCCGCCGAGGCAATGAGGGATACCGCCAACCGCCGGGTGTGGGTGAACAGCGAGTGGGGTCTGCGCTATTACACGGAAGCGCAAGGCGCCCTGCCCGTCCTGCGGGGACAGACGCTGCATCCCGGTGACATTCTCATCAGCAGCCAACTTTCCAGTGGGGTCCCGTACACAACAGGCGGAGGGCAGGCAGTGGAACAAATGCGAGCGGCCATCATCCCCACCCTGCCGTTGCGGTTGCTGGGCTTGGGATCACGGTCTGGCTACTCCAGCGCGGAGAAGGGGCTATGGCCGTTCGACATCAGTGGCGGGCCGGTGGACATTGTCACTAAGTCGTTGATCATAGAGAAGAAACCGGAATTGTCGTGGCTGCCCATGGCCACGATGGCGGCACAGTCGCAGATCGTGAGCGGCGTCTACGATCTGGAAGGGGAGCAATGGCGGTGGACAACCGGCCGCGCGGTGTTCCTGCTGAAGCCGCCGCCGTCGGCACAACCACTGGTGGCCAAGATCTACATTCCCGACCCAGCGCCCGGGCGCACGGTCACCCTCACGCTGAACGGCGTGGAGGTGGCGAAGCAGACGTTTGGCAAGCCGGAGAGCTACACGCTGGAGACCGGACCGTTGACGGCGCCGGGCGATACGGCGACCGTGACGCTTTCCATCGACAAAGAGTTCAGCCCGCCGGGGGACAACCGGCAATTGGGGATGATCCTCACAAGCATTGGTTTTCAGCCAAAGCCGTGA
- a CDS encoding glycosyltransferase family 9 protein: MTRRLILRPGAIGDTIVSLPALESLRADYTEIWAPSANLPLLQHLGTTRPLVSTGIDALRLAQPVRDRLAQFDDIVSWYGANRDDFRAQVANLPFRFFTALPPQDSSVHAADFYLEQVGAPLGAVPRLPMPRTPQGFAVIHPFSGGKTKNWPLERFHDVAGLLPMPVRWCAGPDEPLEFACRFNDLGALARWLATASVYVGNDSGISHLAAACGVPVVAVFGPTNPAIWAPRGDRVRIANWDWPPERVAGVVTALAENQCL, encoded by the coding sequence GTGACCCGCCGCCTGATTCTCCGTCCTGGGGCCATCGGCGACACCATCGTCTCGCTGCCGGCCCTGGAGTCCCTCCGGGCAGACTATACGGAAATCTGGGCTCCCTCCGCCAACCTCCCTCTTCTCCAACACTTAGGAACCACCCGCCCGCTCGTCTCCACCGGTATTGATGCCCTCCGCCTAGCCCAACCCGTGCGTGACCGCCTAGCCCAGTTTGACGACATCGTCTCCTGGTATGGCGCCAATCGGGACGACTTCCGCGCCCAGGTTGCCAACCTGCCGTTCCGCTTCTTTACCGCACTCCCACCGCAGGATTCATCCGTCCACGCCGCTGACTTCTACCTGGAGCAGGTCGGCGCGCCGCTTGGCGCTGTGCCCCGGTTGCCCATGCCACGCACTCCTCAGGGCTTCGCCGTCATTCACCCCTTTTCCGGTGGGAAAACCAAGAATTGGCCACTCGAGAGATTCCATGACGTGGCCGGCCTGTTGCCGATGCCGGTCCGGTGGTGTGCCGGTCCCGATGAGCCACTCGAGTTCGCCTGCCGTTTCAATGATTTAGGAGCATTGGCTCGCTGGCTGGCGACCGCCAGTGTCTATGTGGGGAACGATAGCGGCATCTCCCATTTGGCCGCCGCTTGCGGTGTCCCCGTGGTCGCCGTCTTCGGACCCACGAACCCCGCCATCTGGGCTCCGCGCGGGGACCGCGTCCGGATCGCGAACTGGGACTGGCCGCCGGAGCGCGTCGCCGGCGTGGTCACGGCTTTGGCTGAAAACCAATGCTTGTGA